GGACCTTATTAAAAGCAGATAAGGTATCGGACATGACCTGACCGACAGAAATACAATTTTAGTTCCATTCATCAAGTCATGGCAGGCTGACTTCACAAAAGCAACACGAATGAGTTCTGCACAGTTAACAATTAGAGGAGTGAGAAAAATATTGATACACTTGAGTTATCTCTATATTATGTGTTGTGATACTTTATCGATtctcaaatacaaaacagatttttaataatagtttacatgcaaagatttGTCCCCGACAGTGGTCCAGATTGCACATATATTAGAGCTGAGACTTTGGATGTTACAGGGactgtgataaatgcaaatACAGATCTATTTATTCTAGTTTTATGTATGAGGACGGTGTGTTTCTTTTGGGCCGATTTTGCCCATGTGTGAAAAGAGCCGCTCATAGTCTGGAGAATTCACAGCGAGCGAGTTGATGCCGTTTCTATCGCGGCTGGCGTTaaaccagaagaaaacaaaaaggtgaagAAGAGGGGTCATTGACACGAAGACGGCACACAAATGTCTAACTGGAGAGACAACGAGATTTGGACATTTCTGTCTGTAACGGCAAAATCGAGAAATTTAAGAAGCGGCAAGAGAGCAAAAATATGGCCAAATTAAAGACGTGTAACCTGAGACCTTTAGTTGGAGTATTTCCAGTGTGCACTTCTGACTGATCCAGAGTTCACATGACAAAACCTCTTTGTTGACCAGCTCTTGTCCGTCACAGGAACATCATAAACGATCCATCCCAAAGGACACATGGAACCTATTGTTGGACTTTGGTAACATGATTGCAGACGATATGTCAAACTATGATGAAGAAGGTGAGTTCTGACATTTATCCATTTGTTGTGTGATGCTGTGAATATTCCTATTTTGAAACCACTCATGATATGTTGTTCCTTCCTCAGGAGCATGGCCGGTCCTTATAGATGATTTTGTGGAATTCGCTCGACCGATTGTAACGGGATCAAAACGTAAAACTCTCTAAATCCACTCCCAACTCTGGAGACCCAGAACCTTGTTTCTTTTACAGTGACttcatagttttttttaaagacttgtacaaaaaaagtgaaaattgtAGActtcagagagaaaacagaagcaCTTAAAACTGTCAGGAAACCACCTTTCAGGGAGCTGAGTAAAAACTATGACAACAACTGGCCACTTTTTTTTTGCCCTCGTGAGACCGAGGCGCCGTGTGGACATTGTCGGATTCACCGTTGTCTCTCCTGTTGGATTCTCAGCATCCTGGACGcccctctgctctgctccaggAGGAGCACTACCTGTCAGGCCACAGCCCTGTAAGTGTGGATGGACAAAGCACTGAGGAGGTTCACTGGCTGTGTGTACTCTAAAAAGGGACTGGAGAGGAGAAAACTGTGTGTTAagctttgttttgttatatGAAGCTCTGACTGTGCAAAGTTCCCGGGACAGAGTGCTCACTACACCAGCACCAACAGAACTGTTGCAGtttttactgtacatactgtatctatTGGGACAGTTTACAAAGAGAGCTATATgaagaataatataaatatgttcaaTTTATAAATGCAAAAGATGATTCTTTTATGTACAGTAAAATGCTAAGATCTCTGACGGGACGCCTGGATATCGTGGATGACACGCTGTTGGTTTAATTGTTCGGTGGATCTGTCAAGTCATGGAATTGTGAGCTTTTCATTGAAAGCATGTTAAACACGTTTTATGTCGCCTCGGGCTGGTTTCACAAATACATAATCACTAAAGTAAGTCAGTGCTTTAATTTAACTCATTTTTGGTTTGTGGTATTCATTCGTCAGGTTGGGAGTCTTGAGGcggttcacacacacagcactacAGTATTGCTTTCAAAAGATAATTTCATGCTAACTGTAGAGGagagacatttgtttttatccctCTGAGGCAATAATTATGCTAAAGTGACTACTCGGCAGCATTTAAGTGACATTTAAAGTTAAGAAATGACGGGACCCTTAGGGTTGCATGGcacatatctgtatgttgtGGCAGTGCGAGGCCCTAAGATCAGGAGCGAGGACGTTAAAGACGGGACGACAAAGTAAGCCTTAAGAATAAATATCTCTgttcaatatttatatttctgttggAGCCCATCTGTCCAGTGTTACTGAAGGTAGTGAAAATTAGAATATGTTGTTAATACATCATGTAAGTAGCCTAAGTATATTGTTCATTTAAGAAAGATGAATAAAGCACGAGTTTTTCCATAACCATACATGCAAATAGTTATTGTGTTGTTGATGATAGACGAGGGGAACGTTTTATATCACAGCTGCTTAGACCAGAGTATTTGTGAAGCAGAGTTATGATTGAGTGTAAAAAACTGATCTGAAAgctttaatattacatttttcaaaaatactcCCATGTTGTTGattgttaataataaacacaatttaacaAGACTTCCTTTAGTACTTAGCCGTAGTCATTTGGCCAACTTGATTATGATGctttggaaaacaaacatgaattaGTGGCACATGTTATTACTTCCCTGTTTGCGACAGTAACACATCAGAGGGACGGCAACGGATGACGAGCGGTATGATCATAAAGTTCAacatgaaaataacatttagaacTGGGCTGCAGCTATAATTATAAGTTGATGAAGGAGTGTGGATTTTGTCCCTCGTTACTTCCAGTGGAAGTGCATCAGGGATCCTTTCATGGCATGAACAGGAGGAATAACTACAACGAGCTAAACCTGTCTCAGTGTACATATGAGCTCCTTATAGACAAACTGATGTAGACATATCCTTCAAGGACAACAAGGGCATGTCCTCGGTATCGTCTATGGGAACGTGGTGGATGTTACAATCTTAGAATGACTTTATATTCCACAATTTGTCTCTTTCCGGGGGGAATTTAAAGCGGTTGATATTTTGGCCACTTGAGGGCAGTGAAAACattgatattaaaatattgattgtagtcactttaaaacacacaaataagaaTAGTAAGAAGGGCTTCTTTGTGAGAATATTCCCTGCAGCTTTGAAACATCACATTAGAAGATGAAATGTGCAGAATAAATGTTCAAACAGTTAAAAGTATATGCACTTTTTTCATAGTTAAATATTTAACAGGGATTACAGTGGGGGTGAATTTGGACTCTAATAAATCTTTATATTAAACAATGCACGGGTAATGGGACAAACACTAACGTGTCTCTTCCTCTTATTGTTTTGTATGCAAATAAAGCTCAGAGCCTACCTGTGGATGTTACCTGCGTGTGTCACTTCAACAAGCTCCTCCCCTCAGTGACAGCTGTAAGGTGAGTCCTTTTAAACTCAGACAGCTTTGTTATTTACACTCACAGCAGCCAGTTCTCTTCCTAGAAAAAGATGAAATAACCTCCTCTGTGCCGTTCTTTTACAACCTCGGAGGACCGCTTTACCTGcagcacatgacacacaatgGAAGGAAATGCTTCTCAGACTCTTGCGTGTAATAACTGCAGTGAAAGGTGagctttgtgttgtgttcactgaCTGTATGTCTTCTTTTAGTTATGGTTGTTACATGTATATTACAGTTGCATCCGTTTATTATCATCACACTTTACTTGGGCATGTCAAGCTGTTACTACCAAGCTCAGTGAAATATCATAGCCAAGAGTTGTTTtgtggaaaatacattttctgaggATGTTTTTTCATCTTGAATTTTGCTCCTTGCTACTAATCCCACTTGAAAGTAATTTAAAACTGACTAATCATCGATCTGGGGCATTCGATCTCTCCGCTGCTGAAACCCAACCCTGTGGAGGCTGTTGTAGTGTCCGTCATCGGAATAGGAGCGAGACAGAAGGGTGGGGAGGAAAGGGACACCAGCAGTCCTTTCTTCACAGTTGTGCTTTGTGTGTACCACAGTCATATATCTGTACATGCTGCACTGTGTGgatttgccccccccccccgcaggaTTGACCCCTATGGGTTTGAGAGACGTCACGATTTTGAATCCTACAAGGAGATGATGAATGAGTATGTAGCCGTCCTCAACAGAAGGTCAATGAGATGGTCCAAGCTCCTTCTAGAGAAACCCCATGTGGAGAAGAACTTGACAGGTAACAAGCAACAAGCACACCACTGTTGGGCTTTCGGAGCTTTTTTGTTGTGGTCATGTGATGTATTTATAAACATCTGTTCTGGAAGTGAAAAGGTATGTGCGGAAAGGCGTGCCCAATGAGCACCGAGCCAGGATTTGGATGGCAGCCAGTGGCGCTCAGAAGCGACTGGAGAGCAGCCCGGGGTATTACCAGTCTCTGCTGGCGATGGAGCACGACACCAGGCTGAAGGAAACCATCCAGACAGGTGCACCTGCTCTCACACTGAAGACGCTTTGACAGTGATGGACGGAAAAATAATGttctcaagtactgtacttaagtactgcTTTGAGgttcttttactttaaaaatataacatttgtattggtAGTGTACAgaattggtacttttacttaagattttaaatgcaggactcaGAGTACACTCCCCTACGATACATTATTCTTTTTCTAAGAACACCCATACCTCGTCTTGTATCAACACACAGGTACATATCAAAGTACAATTCTTGTCTTGTCATGTTTGGCAGATATGCACAGGACCTTTCCTGACAACGTCCTCTTCCAGAGCAAAGCAGAGCCAAGCCTGCAGAGAGCTCTGTACAATGTGCTGCTGGCCTACGGACACCATAATGAGGAAGTGGGGTACTGTCAGGTGAAGAAAAcacctgttctctcctctccggCTACTTCcttattcatttaaatacatacaacCCAAATGTCGCTTTCTGTGCAACATTCACTAATCCTTCCTGAACAGCAGGAGTATTTACTTGATTGAAATTCAAAGCCATATGTTGACGCACACTGAAGTCacacagcttttgtttttgctagCAATGCAACATCGTTATAATCGATAATGTCCAGCGTGCTTACTCAGTTAGATCATCATCGCTGTCTCTGTTCGTGTCAGGGCATGAACTTCATTGCAGGCTACCTCATGATCATCACCAAGGATGAAGAGAACTCTTTCTGGCTCATGGATGCATTGTTGGGCAGGATGCTCCCTGGTAGggtttattcttatttattctcacacacacacacacacacacacacacacacacacacacacacacacacacacaggtgttttcaatgaGTCTGATTAAAGGTCTGCTCAGGTTGAAGATGGTGGTGCGAGTTGTCCAGCCATCACAGCTTCAACAAAGCTAACGTGAAAGTGAGATGTCAATCAAAGTCAGACACCGAGGTGGTGCAGGGGCTTTCATCCATCAGACTTTATGCAATGTGCTTCACATTAAGTGAATGTGTACGAATGAAGAATAAACGcttaaaacaaatatcaaaaagcttaaatgtaacaaaaatCCATAATATAGCCAGAGCTCTACAAGCACTGCTGTCACAGAAGAGAagtaagaaagtgtgtgtgctcacactgCGGCATAATTTGGAAGCATGCAGTTTGTGAAGGCAAGACCTGTAAAATATTTAGAGTATAACAAGTTTTGAAAATCTTAAAATCTCCTCTAAATTTAATTggattaaattaaataagatgAAAGAAGCATAGACTCCTTAGAACAGATGTGACGAGCTCTTTGCTTTACTCCAAATGAAGCTTTCGGCCGACAGCAGCATACTGAatgaaaacagacttttaaCCCTAACCTGAGAGAAGTGCAGCGCAGTAATGTACCTGCAACACAGCTCTGCATGTGTTCCTGCTTATAAGGGGGGGGGAAGCAAAGACTGTATCTTTGTTAGATCAGTAATAACATTCAAATGTATGTCCCTGTGCTGTACagtactacatttatttatattctttacaTAGAACCATAATTGTGTTTTATCTTGGCCCACTTGGAGCAAGTTGTGGGTCATGGATGTCAGATTCCTTTCAGATAATTAAGGCAGACAAACTGTTTTATAGTAGGATTGTGTATTATCTACATAACAATGCAAATTAAAAGTGCCTGCTCATTAAGACTCCTTGTTGTAATATAAAAGACTGAATAGTAGTGGACCCATGTTGGAGCCTTGTGGCACTCCAggtggaaaataaattaaagttctGGACTTTTACAACAATcacaaacatttagatttaatcTTAGAGAAACAAAGTTCACAACTGCACTTGTGGATATTGTAGACTTCTACAGCCCGGCCATGATGGGCCTGAAGACTGACCAGGAGGTTCTCGGGGAACTGGTGAAGGCTAAAGCTCCTGCAGTAGGACAGCTCATGGACCAGTATCCGGGCATATGGACACTGGTGGTGTCCCGCTGGTTCATCTGCCTCTACATCGACATACTTCCAATTGAGGTGAGGAAAAGTTGGGGTTTAACGGTAGAGACTAGTGAGGAATCCATGGTGGTGTCGAAGCACGTCATTTTACAGACGTCTTTCTTGTTTCTTGTGCTTGCAGACGGTTCTGCGGGTCTGGGATTGTCTTTTTTACGAGGGATCCAAGGTTCTTTTCCGTGTTGCTCTGACTCTCATCGTTCACCACCAGCCGGAGATCCTGCGAGCTCGCTCTTTGACTGATGTGTGCGAGTGCTTTAAACAAATCACCTGTGGTGCTTTCACTCTGGACTGCCACACCTTCATGCAGGTGCGATGAGAAAGGATAAAACATTAGCTGTTGTTATCTGGGCTCTAACACCAGCTCTAAGCCACTGGCAAACATTTGCACAAGGTCAATCTGCATTAAACCCTTTggacaaatgtacaaatgtacaaaaacagtgaaaaagGCAAATACAAATGTCACGGAGCCCGTAGTGACGTTTTCaaaatggttttgttttgtccatGTAACAGCTCTAAACCTAAATATAATCACTTTACTACAGTATAAGATAAAGCAAAGCAAGGAatccacatttgagaggctggaatcATCATGTCTGGCATTTCTtcttgaaaaataaagtttattgcaTTTATTGCATCGATTATAAAcagattaattttctttttgttaattaattaatggaCTAATTGTTTCTGCTTTTACTGTGGTAGAAAATGCTCCCTAATAAAACAACAGAAGGAAAGTGGCTTCCCTGGGAAACATTCAGACGGTTTACACAGAGTAGAATAGATTTAACaaaagtatatatacatatatatatatatatatatatatatatatatatatatatatatatatagatccgAAAAGGAGGTGTCAAGTCCAACGTTTATTAATCCACCCCCTTTTTTTATAGAAGAGGTGTTTACATGAATTCTGTCTAAATTCTTACTACAATGGAGGGACTTTACCACATCTTGGTGTGTAAACATCTGTAAAGGAATAATCTCAAATCTTAATCAACTTGATGACATTCTCTTCTTTTTACAGAAGATCTTTACAGAACCTGGGAGCCTGTCGATGGCAACTATTGATAAACTCAGAGAGAAATGCAGACAACGAATACGGGAGGAGGAAACTGGACGGGCGTAACATTTTGGATGAATGAATGTCTCTTGCACTGAAACACTGTTTAAATTGTCCATTTGTCTTTCTGAAGTAAAATGAGATTAATTCacagaactttgttttttactttttattgttaACAGAAACCCAATAATAGGTTTAATCCTTTTTCCTGATCTAGCTGACCTCATAAAGGCCTCTGCCGAACAAAGGTGGAGAGAGAAGTGATCGTTCAGGGACTCCAACGCTGAAACTGAATATGAGGTTTAGAAATCAACTAGGACTGCTGAGTCAGACAAAGAGTCAAATAAGTTGTTTGTAgtcactctgtgtctctgtttcttccACATGTTTAGCATCTGCTTAGTTTAGTCAAACACATCCATGGTACTGTGGTTTAATATTCAAAAACATTATGCTTCTCTTCCTGGACGTCCATGGAAAAGGTCATGAAGTCAAGCGAAGGTGTGATAAGAGCCGTTTGACTTCTCTTAATGCGgaggaaaggtgcttcaatgtTTCCCTACTCATCCCCTTTAGCAGAGGATACACTGCAGCGTCCTTTACCAAAGGATAGGAGATAAtgccgtcccacaattccttgcggcAGTAACTTTTAAGGTGACACGGCACAGACCCCCGTTAATAACATCCACTGCCACATTATGACGTAGTGAAGCTGCAGCCTTAGCACCGTGGTCGTGTTGGTGTGTGAGGGCTGTTCTAACATCTTTGGACAACTTTCCTCCGCCCTgcgtttacacacacacacacacacacacacacacacacacacacacacacacactgatgagcTCAGATGTGATGAAACTATACAGtaataaaacactgcagttcAGAGTCCAGCTCGCTTTCATGTCAGCCATCTAACTAGAGACTTATTTACACCTCAAAGACATAAAACGTGCACGACTGAACACGGTTGTGATTGAAGTTTATTCAAACCTCAAAACTAAAACTGGGtttaactattttaaaaagtgcacaTTGACTCtttaaacaataatgaaattaaGTCTTCCTCATTATTCTCTGCACTACTGTAGCAACTCCTCCGAGGAGTCCAGACCAGGAACAGGTTTGTCTGATATAAACAAAAAGTCttgttcattcattttattgacCTCTTCTTTAGAAAACAGTTCTAACTAATCCATTAAAACCTTATTAAATCACTACATGGACATTTagatgagggagagaaaaaaacatctttacttTCTCCTACAACATCAAACAATGGTAGTAACAGTACATGAAGGCAAGGAGCGACACAAAGGAAGTGTCCCAGACATGGCAGCACAGTGTCAGTGAGTGAGTGGGGACATCTATGGCATTGGCTTTATTTTTAATCCCATCTATGTTACAGCTGGGAAGGCACTGATGAACACTGACCAGAGCATTTTGGCCACTTTAATCGTTACATGGGGCTGTTTGTCAGAACTTTAGTGCAAATTCGTTCCCTTCAGCAAGCAAAATCCCAAGTGGGCCCATATTCAGGGGAGGGGAAAACAAACGAAACTACCCGGTGGACTAAATGTCTTCAACATTACACTCTGACAGCGAAGTCCTGAGCTTTGTACATCCACATAAACCAacacaagtttgtttttgtttagattGTTTAAGCAAATGAACATTGTAACAGCAGAAACCAAAAGAGAGGCTTGTATCACTTACACGAATAGTTTGACAATTTGGGAAATTCATATTTGTGCttagttagatgagaagattgataagCATCTGTGTGGTATATATGaatgcttagcttagcataaagactaaagGGAGCAAACGGCTAGCACGGTCCAAAAGTAACACACCCGCGTACCatcacctctaaagctcactgatgAACACGTTACATCAAGTTTGTTTAATCCGCACAAAGTTCTTTTATGAGGTGCTGGTAGGCTGATCAatggacagaaccaggctaaccgtttccctgtttccagtctttatgctaagctaggctaaccagctgctggttgTAGCGATACATTTGCCGTACAGacgtgagagtggtatcgatcttctcgtctaactcttggcaaggaAGTAAATAAACCTCTTTCccaaaaatattgaattatcCCCATAAATTAAGTGAAAAAGCCCAAATAAATATCTTACAAAGCTGCATCTACAGTCTCCATACAACACGTGTCGAGTACCTTCAAGAGGgaaagaatacaaaataaaattaataatgcattttagCTACGAAGGGGATTTCTTACCGTGTTTTTAGTATGTTACATAAAATGTGCATACTTGGGGTAAATGTAGAGTTgcaataaaaaatgtcagaTCTTTATTGTCTTAAGTTAAACGGTCAGAAATATTCCCTTTATAATAACAAAACTCATTTAGGGCAAGACTACTAAAAATGGCCGCCCTAAAGCAGATCAACAATGAGAAAAGCTACAGTAGCAATTCCCTCAAATCCCACAATCCCTCACAATTCCTTTCATAGAAATCATAAATAGTACAATACAATTTGAGAACGCTCATAGACCCTCTGATCAACATCCGTCCTCTGCTTTACGCAGTACCAGTAGGTTTTTCCTCATTTCATTACAATCTCCAAACAGAgcccctgttttgttttttttacacgaATGAGCGGGTCAGTTCAGAAAGAGCATATCAACCTGCACAAAGTGAGAATGACTAGTGTTACTGATGAGGGCAAAgaacagcacacacagaggcagggaGGATGAGGGATGGAGGGGGCACAGGGTGGAGTGTTAAGTCTCATAAAACAGTGGTTAATCTCAAGGGTGGGATAGCGCGCTCTGGCCTCTGGAAACACGAGGGACCTCAGATGGTCTGGTAGCCAGCGTGGCTCCTCTTCCTGCCGATGAGGTAGGCCAAGAGCACGATGAGGACGAGACCCGCTAAAGCTGCTCCGACTATGATGGGGATCAACATGTCATCCTCATCCAACTTGCATTCCTCAGCTGAGTGGAAACACCAGAGAGGACAAGTCAGAGCAAGAACGCAGAGTCATGTTTTTGGTAAATTCTAGGGCTGTACAGACAAGTTCACAAGcttcatttattacatttaaattctaatatcaacatttgaatgtgacGCAGCTTAACTTTTGCGTATGTATTTCTTGTGTTTaaacagttgcagataaagatcaCACTGATAATATTAGcacaacattttcactttgttcTCCAGCTTTCCACAAAGGGCGGCACGCACATAACGAGGCGTTCAATCTCACGAAACTGACGTTATATTCATTATAGATCAGTCTAATCAGTTAATACGATTAATTTCATTTATATTGAGGATTTTCTATTATTTGTTTACGATAATGACGTCATAAAATAAAGACGACGGACATTCAAACAGAAGCGCTTACCTGCTCCAAACTGCTCTCCTGTGACGCCGAAGGGCTGCACCTGCACGTCGAAGGTGTTGATGGACACATCCTGAGCCAGAATCAGAGTTTGCTGCTCGCGGCACATGTAAGAATACCCCAGGGTGCCCCGCAGGGAGTCCAGACTGCTGTTAACGGCTGAGACGGGCTCTATAGCGGAGGACAGAGCAGGGAGTGATTACAGAAGAAGATGTGTCcggtaaaacaaaaagaatacaGACCGGATACTAAATAAGAAATGTGGATCGGGAGAACAGATTTAAATGACGGGAGCTAAACTTTAGAAGGATGACGGCAGAGAGGATCAAAGGCAGAATGAGTAGGATTTATCGGTTgctgtttgtaaacacaacaatcAAAGATGGCGGCTCCTCCTCCCCGGCTCAACAAACCAATATGTTGCTCGCCAGCGGGTGAAAGCCAACCCCGGATTCTCTCTCGTATTGGAACGAGCGTACGATCTGACACCTGGCCggtatgtttttaaaaaggcttcGGGACGTCAAGAAACGTCCTGAACACAGcagaaaaaagtaaacaaaagaaaaaagggcagggtctctgcagacagacgtctactcattgtgcctttaaagaAAGATTTCACCACCTTTGCATAGAGATGTTAAGAGTGTCGCTTTGTTCAAGTCTTGATGATCTCAACAGTAATTGCAcccattttaaaaacaacagaatcTCTGCAAGTGGCCAAACTGAAAAGCAGCAAGACAACAGTCCAATTAGCACGACCGTTTAAAAAATTCATTCATGTTGCGAGCAAAATGTGTCAGGTGACAGACAGAATAAAGAACTGTGCGGGAAACTAAAGATGAAGATGAGTTACATATCAACGAGTTTTACAGAGTTACATATCAACTAGTTTTACAGTTTACTGGTGACTGAGAACAGGAAGGAAACATTCAGCGGACTCTGTCAAACATTTAATGTCGTTTACAAACCATTTAACGCTTAAGagtgaaagttcattcttgaccttcaTAGAATTTTGACAAATTGATTCTATtagctttttccagagctttcaattGCATTATGGTGTTCAGTAGTGGATACTCAGTTGAGTCAAACTATCTATTTAAAGGGCACTCCTGTATCTTCAATCTGTCtcaataaaaacaccaaatcaCTGAGTTACACGAGGCAGAGGAGCtatctgtttacatttatttaagtagGTCAATCAAAAGTGTGGTGCCACCTTTCCCTCATCTTGAGCTGACAAAAGCCTGATTACACTACAGAGATGATGAGGATCACAGAATTGGTTggacacaataataaacaagGCAGCTAGCATGAACACTGCGATGTAAAGTGCACTCACCTTTCATGTCCTTCCAGGCTGCCGACAGAGACACTTCACTCAGGTGGTACTTAGTGGACGTAGCATTCTGTAGAGAAACAGCAACACCGCTAAAAGTCAATAACACTGCAGTAAAGTAAGTTTACCGCAACTTCCAGCTGCCATCTAGTTTCTGTTTCATGAAGTGCAGGTGGTTTTATTCACAAGGTTGTCAGGGCGGACACAGCAACTTACCAGAGTGAAGACAAAGGTGAGGTTGGTGTTCTCTGTGTCCGTCGAGAGCCGCAGGGAGGCGGTGTCTGAGCCGCACGATCCAGAGTGCTTCGTCGCATTTGGCTGAAGGTTCATAATAACCGGCACAGtctgtaaataaatagaaatgaacatttaatatttcaaaccTGTTAATGttaatctttatttgtttagCTCCGAATTCATTGAACTGTTTTGAGAGTTTATATTTAGGCACCTTATTCTCGGAGACAGAGTTGAAGGTGATGTTGAGCTGGAGACCCATGGATGCCAGTAAACACTCAGTACCGTTGCTGCTGGTGACCACGTAGTTTCCTTTCTCAGGTCTCCCGGGGTCTTTGTGCGACGCAGCGGTGGtttgggcagcagcaaaacCCCGATGCAGGAGGGCCGCTGCAAGAAGTAATCAGTTCAAAGTCTAGTATTACAGAGATGCAAGGTGTtcaatactaaataaataaatgcatacaggGTTCACCAAGTTAAATGTAAGActttaaaatcacaaacaatTTAATACCAGTTTCACAATCACACCGAACAAAGTATTAACGTATGACGTAAAACCAGTCAGGATAATACGGCCTAGAATTAAACCGTTTAGAAGGAAGCCGTTTCAGTGCTTACCAGCTGTATATAACAATAATGTCTAATGAGATAAATCATTCAATTAAAGCCACCTGGACCAGGAAAGTGAGGAATGCATTAACCAATTAAACCTGATCGGATTCCGAAAACGTGTGTCGGAAACAATCCTACACTgaaatctaattctacaaatagtttAATACCAATAATACCAGTGTGGCCTGATCTTAATCTGCAACTGTGCATAAATACCTGGTTTAAACTGAAGGAATAAACATGCAGGGGGAAAAAGCTCTGCAGCATTCGAATCATGTTTATGTACAATTTGAATAT
This portion of the Cottoperca gobio chromosome 21, fCotGob3.1, whole genome shotgun sequence genome encodes:
- the LOC115026699 gene encoding growth hormone-regulated TBC protein 1-A-like; the encoded protein is MEGNASQTLACNNCSERIDPYGFERRHDFESYKEMMNEYVAVLNRRSMRWSKLLLEKPHVEKNLTVKRYVRKGVPNEHRARIWMAASGAQKRLESSPGYYQSLLAMEHDTRLKETIQTDMHRTFPDNVLFQSKAEPSLQRALYNVLLAYGHHNEEVGYCQGMNFIAGYLMIITKDEENSFWLMDALLGRMLPDFYSPAMMGLKTDQEVLGELVKAKAPAVGQLMDQYPGIWTLVVSRWFICLYIDILPIETVLRVWDCLFYEGSKVLFRVALTLIVHHQPEILRARSLTDVCECFKQITCGAFTLDCHTFMQKIFTEPGSLSMATIDKLREKCRQRIREEETGRA
- the lamp1b gene encoding lysosome-associated membrane glycoprotein 1b; translation: MTQICGVQSWCLGVVLQVILAALLHRGFAAAQTTAASHKDPGRPEKGNYVVTSSNGTECLLASMGLQLNITFNSVSENKTVPVIMNLQPNATKHSGSCGSDTASLRLSTDTENTNLTFVFTLNATSTKYHLSEVSLSAAWKDMKEPVSAVNSSLDSLRGTLGYSYMCREQQTLILAQDVSINTFDVQVQPFGVTGEQFGAAEECKLDEDDMLIPIIVGAALAGLVLIVLLAYLIGRKRSHAGYQTI